TCCTTAACAGGTCTAACTACTGAAGACTCAAGATCACTTACATACACTTGTACCACCTCAGCACCAGCCTTCTTACCGGAATTGGCTACCTCTATAGAAACGCGGATTCCATTCTCCCTTTTTTCTAAATTTAAATTATCAAATACAAACGTTGTATAAGATAGTCCATAACCAAATGGAAAAAGTGGCTCTACAGGATTTTTATCAAAATGACGATACCCCACAAAAAGTCCTTCCTTATAAAAAACACGTTTATCGCCGTCCTCATCATA
This window of the Bacteroidales bacterium genome carries:
- a CDS encoding fibronectin type III-like domain-contianing protein, which encodes YDEDGDKRVFYKEGLFVGYRHFDKNPVEPLFPFGYGLSYTTFVFDNLNLEKRENGIRVSIEVANSGKKAGAEVVQVYVSDLESSVVRPVKELKGFEKVFLQPGESKTVIISLPENAFKFYDINTKSWVLEKGEFEILVGNSSTNILQKSKINF